In Hydractinia symbiolongicarpus strain clone_291-10 chromosome 4, HSymV2.1, whole genome shotgun sequence, the following proteins share a genomic window:
- the LOC130641934 gene encoding fucolectin-6-like encodes MTNINIWPIFLVAISMANWCKCTHYVKTLKNTKYQIITEIFSCGSLLTCVQKCSFRKLDAVYEDGKCYCVVTTGNKDGDESENKKEATEVYLALKDPLNYSDNEHEPASINLSRGKPARQSSVHRGSFSPDASLGVDGNTNGIYETGSCFHTAGNESNAWWEVELLQNAVITNVVLYPRTHDCCHFRANNLKLLVRSANQDSWNLCAFIEQLGATPFDQKCGQPVVGSIFRIVQQNTEPLHLCEVEVFGYFL; translated from the exons ATGACGAACATAAATATTTGGCCTATTTTCTTGGTTGCGATTAGCATGGCAAATTGGTGTAAATGTACACATTACGTAAAGACactcaaaaatacaaaatatcaaataataACCGAGATTTTCTCTTGTGGTTCTCTGTTAACATGCGTCCAAAAATGCAGTTTTAGAAAGTTAGATGCTGTTTATGAGGATGGAAAATGTTACTGTGTTGTTACTACTGGAAACAAGGATGGCGACGAAagcgagaataaaaaagaaGCGACAGAAGTTTATTTGGCATTGAAAGAT CCTTTGAATTATTCCGACAACGAACATGAACCAG CCTCAATTAACCTGTCGCGTGGAAAACCAGCAAGACAATCAAGCGTACACCGTGGCAGTTTCAGTCCAGATGCATCACTTGGAGTGGATGGAAATACTAATGGTATATACGAAACCGGATCGTGTTTTCACACAGCGGGTAATGAATCAAACGCTTGGTGGGAAGTCGAACTTCTTCAGAATGCTGTAATAACGAATGTTGTTCTATATCCTCGCACTCATGACTGTTGTCATTTCAGAGCAAATAATTTGAAATTGCTGGTGAGGTCTGCTAACCAGGATTCCTGGAATTTGTGTGCGTTTATCGAACAACTGGGTGCGACACCATTTGATCAAAAATGCGGTCAACCTGTGGTTGGTAGTATTTTTCGAATTGTACAACAAAATACAGAACCTCTTCATTTGTGTGAAGTTGAGGTATTTGGGTACTTTTTATAA
- the LOC130642345 gene encoding uncharacterized protein LOC130642345 — MSGQDNGENDEEKCDQVVVRKKDGSIELKSDTCVKDKDDVNAKFIDVVDVYEPKNNDPVRLYSKNVGEGKDSVAINGQNVDLCEKLEEEVEENIKCKGFNGGYQTNGATVYMQLENMGGEKYCVHKLQLKENVENTAIIQDMEIVGENKEQVAAEIITDIVSVIDRSVTNDKVLDFVDVCEPKGNNSDSLHNQSVGEGKDAVLVNRVAGSVSYKVDNPTVYTQVESNEGDRYCVDEPLHGQNVKETNIAGIQDMKIGCENKEQVAEIIADVVSVQGRNYKSADVVASGVNTYKNSTYQSKKKIQENIGSGVNKKNVIGGDKFADYYKDIDFAKLDCSDDDVKITYPEIEIVPDFSSSDSETVSIEGPCSILNGSDEETTFPLKINFRNDKTETLTKVLEKFMKVDLEEIETLASTKVCQVAEHTQTIREVSCCEQVSVKNDSGLEIDEDLDIVNTDSEQETIEAESKKLQKKSPYKKPYRMCIYCSIMSSKLSRHIKKCHKENERVKNALKMTKVKQIEEWKKIKREGILMYNKLQATTENPIFQGERQRKKYLELQRCNLCSAFISKRFFASPKRTCMRRQDAVPTGLPLSLDFLPMSLQMSDQFKEVILAKLRDDPVGNICRKDEMILRIGMKLFAKLVVKKEKAATVNKSVRGHMRVLGSLYQSFKRMNGVCHDHGNLLDMFVRKNFTCFTDAIDAVTLNVDRSLKPGLRQNVFYIINKSVKILYAHQYMLANEEEASEIEKFMVCYKANEDCMVSSARYELEKKRLVKIRKPCQLPLESDIEKIHQHILKRMGELLCVFELWTAHSFVELRNLVLTRLTLLNGRRGGETSRLLVKDWLEAESDNWIDQQRLQSLNEADKLLVSSLKITYMTGKGNHHLVSVLFPNDTTSAMKRLVDPKFRFKAGIDKNNDFVFASTQLSSLNVSGWHALKEVCKKLELTNVEIINATTNRHRVSTLYAALDLPQQERQLFYAHMGHSESMNKDIYQAPLALMGVTKIGKQLINLHASDNGHIEETDKSLKTFKDKTHTEDKKLATNYAVTSTPVRTSAEATKTKRSVGKRVMMLSSSSSDEEAIESKNVPVEARKYPLRGRSKKRKKYVKITDAQIRDDSCDPTSYEDKEENERLKCKPVKSSVKWTPELNKVFFEEFGCYVRRTNDRPFPGRLEMENFAKSYFGSANFAFAVRTKINNERKKFDDIKNKRLKEIGLTS; from the exons ATGTCTGGACAAG ATAATGGGGAAAATGACGAAGAAAAATGTGATCAAGTAGTTGTTCGGAAAAAAGACGGAAGTATTGAACTAAAATCTGACACCTGTGTAAAAGATAAAGATGATGTGAATGCAAAGTTTATTGATGTTGTTGATGTATATGAACCCAAGAATAACGATCCTGTTCGTTTATATAGTAAAAACGTAGGCGAAGGAAAAGATTCAGTTGCTATCAATGGTCAGAATGTTGATTTGTGTGAAAAATTAGAGGAGGAAGTAGAGGAAAATATTAAATGCAAAGGTTTTAATGGTGGTTATCAGACAAATGGTGCTACTGTTTACATGCAATTAGAAAACATGGGAGGGGAGAAATATTGTGTTCATAAACTCCAACTTaaagaaaatgttgaaaacaCAGCTATCATACAGGATATGGAAATAGTTGGTGAAAATAAAGAACAAGTTGCTGCTGAAATCATTACAGATATTGTCAGTGTTATAGATAGAAGTGTCACTAATGACAAGGTTCTTGATTTTGTTGATGTATGTGAACCCAAGGGCAATAATTCTGATAGTTTACACAATCAAAGTGTAGGTGAAGGCAAAGATGCAGTTTTGGTCAATCGTGTTGCTGGTAGTGTGAGTTATAAGGTGGATAATCCTACTGTTTATACACAAGTAGAATCAAACGAAGGGGACAGATATTGTGTTGATGAACCTCTACATGGACAGAATGTTAAGGAAACGAATATTGCTGGTATACAGGATATGAAAATAGGTTGTGAAAATAAAGAACAAGTTGCTGAAATCATTGCAGATGTTGTCAGTGTCCAAGGTCGAAATTACAAGAGTGCAGATGTGGTTGCATCAGGTGTAAATACGTACAAGAACAGTACTTACcaatcaaaaaaaaagattcaggaAAATATTGGCAGTGgtgtaaataaaaagaatgtcattggTGGAGATAAATTTGCAGACTACTACAAGGACATAGATTTTGCCAAGCTGGATTGTAGTGACGATGATGTAAAAATTACTTATCCG GAAATTGAAATTGTCCCTGATTTCAGCAGTTCTGACAGTGAAACAGTAAGTATTGAAGGTCCA TGTTCCATTTTGAATGGTAGTGATGAAGAAACAACTTTtccattaaaaattaattttag aaatgacaaaactgaaacactg acaaaagTATTGGAGAAGTTC ATGAAAGTTGatcttgaagaaatagaaactctAGCATCGACAAAG GTGTGTCAAGTTGCTGAACATACGCAGACCATTAGGGAAGTCAGCTGTTGTGAACAA GTTTCAGTGAAAAATGATTCTGGTTTGGAGATTGATGAGGATTTAGACATTGTGAATACTGATAGTGAACAGGAAACAATTGAAGCCGAGTCTAAAAAACTGCAG aaaaaaagtccTTACAAAAAACCGTATAGAATGTGCATTTATTGTTCTATAATGTCTTCAAAATTGAGCAGacacattaaaaaatgtcatAAGGAAAATGAAAGAGTGAAAAATGCACTAAAGATGACTAAGGTGAAGCaaattgaggaatggaaaaaaattaaaagggaaGGAATTTTAATGTACAACAAGTTGCAAGCTACCACAGAAAATCCTATTTTCCAAGGAGAACGTCAAAGAAAGAAATACTTGGAATTGCAACGTTGTAATTTATGCTCTGCTTTTATCTCTAAGCGTTTCTTTGCCAGCCCCAAAAGAACGTGCATGAGAAGACAAGATGCTGTCCCAACAGGCTTGCCATTGTCACTGGACTTCCTTCCAATGTCACTCCAAATGTCGGATCAATTCAAGGAAGTCATTTTGGCCAAGCTTAGAGATGATCCCGTAG GAAATATATGTCGCAAAGATGAAATGATATTACGAATTGGAATGAAGTTGTTTGCAAAGCTTGtagtcaaaaaagaaaaagcagccACCGTGAATAAATCTGTTAGGGGTCATATGCGAGTGTTAGGTAGCCTGTACCAATCTTTTAAGAGGATGAATGGCGTTTGTCATGATCATGGTAATTTGTTAGATATGTTTGTGCGAAAGAATTTTACGTGTTTTACTGATGCCATTGACGCTGTTACTTTGAATGTTGATCGTAGTCTTAAGCCAGGACTACGCCAGAATGTTTTTTACATCAtcaacaaaagtgtaaaaatattGTATGCTCATCAATATATGTTAGCTAACGAAGAGGAGGCCAGTGAAATCGAAAAATTTATGGTATGCTATAAAGCCAACGAGGATTGCATGGTTTCCTCTGCACGATACGAGCTTGAAAAAAAAAGGCTAGTTAAAATAAGAAAACCATGTCAGTTGCCTTTGGAAAGCGACATTGAGAAAATACATCAACATATTCTCAAGAGAATGGGTGAACTACTGTGTGTTTTTGAGTTATGGACTGCTCACTCTTTTGTTGAACTGAGGAACTTAGTACTCACACGACTAACATTATTGAATGGGCGCCGTGGTGGGGAAACAAGTCGCCTCCTAGTAAAAGATTGGTTAGAAGCAGAAAGCGATAATTGGATTGATCAACAACGTCTTCAGAGTTTGAATGAAGCTGACAAACTATTAGTGAGTTCACTAAAAATAACCTACATGACGGGTAAAGGAAATCATCATTTGGTGTCTGTTTTATTTCCAAACGACACTACTTCTGCTATGAAAAGGTTAGTTGATCCAAAATTTAGATTCAAGGCTGGTATCgataaaaataatgattttgtgTTTGCCAGCACACAGCTGTCATCTTTAAATGTGTCTGGCTGGCATGCATTGAAAGAAGTCTGTAAGAAACTAGAACTTACCAATGTGGAAATTATAAATGCAACCACTAATAGACACCGCGTCAGCACTTTATATGCTGCGTTGGACCTGCCACAACAGGAAAGACAACTGTTCTACGCCCATATGGGTCATTCTGAAAGCATGAATAAAGATATTTATCAAGCCCCATTAGCTTTAATGGGAGTCACAAAGATTGGAAAACAATTAATAAATCTCCATGCAAGcg ATAACGGTCATATTGAAGAAActgataaaagtttaaaaacatttaaagacaAAACTCATACAG aaGACAAGAAATTGGCAACTAACTATGCAGTGACAAGTACTCCCGTAAGAACATCAGCTGAAG cgacaaAGACAAAAAGATCAGTGGGGAAAAGAGTGATGATGCTGTCGAGCAGTTCATCGGATGAAGAAGCTATTGAatcaaaaaatg taccAGTTGAAGCTAGGAAGTATCCTTTGCGTG GCagatcaaaaaaaagaaaaaagtacgtTAAAATTACTG ATGCCCAAATTAGAGATGATTCATGTGATCCTACTTCCTATGAAG ATAAAGAAGAGAATGAGAGATTGAAATGCAAAC CTGTCAAATCCAGTGTCAAGTGGACTCCGGAATTAAATAAAGTGTTCTTCGAAGAATTTGGTTGTTACGTGCGTCGCACCAATGATCGACCATTTCCAG GTCGACTGGAAAtggaaaattttgcaaaaagttaCTTTGGATCAGCCAATTTTGCCTTCGCTGTgcgaacaaaaataaacaacgaGCGGAAAAAGTTCGATGACATAAAGAATAAAAGGTTGAAAGAAATTGGACTAACTAGTTAA